From a single Pyxicephalus adspersus chromosome 11, UCB_Pads_2.0, whole genome shotgun sequence genomic region:
- the FEZ1 gene encoding fasciculation and elongation protein zeta-1 isoform X2 translates to MEAPLVCLDEEFEDVRSYSEDREEKSRNIYMSPSRHLEDASLSELENFSSEIISFKSMEDLVNEFDEKLNVCFRNYNTKTENLAPVKNHLQIQEEEERLRDEEVWDALTDNYIPLNGDKWREHNEEILNGNVSDSEFHEKEEEELNEKSENDSGIQEEPLLTADQVIEEIEEMMQNSPDPEEELDEEDNDLEEISTHSDSVLLQEMQALSKTFNNNWTAEGLQHMSSEELTQLLERVEHAICEYSEELVQQLARRDELEFEKEVKNSFITALLEVQNKQKEHRELVKKRRKEKGLSLQSNRTERHGQMPMKRFSMEGISNILQTGIRQTFGNSGNEKQYLNTVIPYEKKATPPSVEDLQMLTNILYAMKEDSEKVPMLLTDYILKVLCPT, encoded by the exons ATGGAGGCTCCTTTGGTGTGCCTGGATGAGGAGTTTGAGGATGTCAGGTCCTACTCTGAGGACAGAGAAGAAAAGTCGAGAAATATCTACATGTCACCCTCTCGACATCTGGAGGACGCCTCTCTGTCTGAGCTAGAGAATTTCAGTTCTGAGATAATCAGCTTCAAGTCCATGGAAGATCTTGTCAACGAGTTTGATGAAAAGCTTAATGTTTGCTTTCGAAATTACAATACCAAAACAGAAAACTTGGCCCCAGTAAAGAACCATCTGCAAATCCAAGAAGAGGAGGAACGGCTGCGGGATGAGGA GGTCTGGGACGCCCTCACGGATAACTACATCCCCCTCAATGGTGACAAATGGAGAGAGCACAATGAAGAGATTCTGAACGGGAACGTGTCTGATTCCGAG TTCCatgaaaaggaggaggaggagctgaATGAAAAGAGTGAAAATGATTCCGGGATACAGGAGGAGCCCTTGTTAACGGCAGACCAG GTGATAGAGGAGATCGAGGAGATGATGCAGAACTCCCCAGACCCGGAGGAGGAACTCGATGAAGAGGACAATGATCTGGAAGAAATTTCCACTCACTCTGACTCCGTCCTCTTACAGGAAATGCAGGCCTTGAGCAAGACCTTCAACAACAACTGGACCGCAGAGG GCCTTCAGcacatgagtagcgaggagctgACCCAACTACTGGAGCGCGTGGAGCACGCCATCTGCGAATACTCGGAGGAGCTGGTGCAGCAACTGGCCAGAAGGGATGAGCTGGAGTTTGAGAAGGAGGTGAAGAATTCCTTCATCACAGCCCTCCTGGAGGTGCAGAACAAGCAGAAGGAACATAGAGAGCTGgtgaagaagaggaggaaagaGAAAGGGCTGAGCCTGCAGAGCAACCGCACTGAGAGACACGGCCAGATGCCCATGAAG CGCTTCAGCATGGAGGGAATCTCCAACATCCTGCAGACCGGAATCCGACAGACGTTCGGGAATTCTGGGAATGAGAAACAG TATTTGAACACAGTCATCCCCTATGAGAAGAAAGCAACACCCCCCTCCGTGGAGGACCTGCAGATGCTGACAAACA TATTGTATGCAATGAAAGAAGACAGTGAAAAGGTCCCCATGTTATTAACGGATTACATTTTAAAGG TGCTGTGCCCAACCTAA
- the FEZ1 gene encoding fasciculation and elongation protein zeta-1 isoform X3, translated as MEAPLVCLDEEFEDVRSYSEDREEKSRNIYMSPSRHLEDASLSELENFSSEIISFKSMEDLVNEFDEKLNVCFRNYNTKTENLAPVKNHLQIQEEEERLRDEEVWDALTDNYIPLNGDKWREHNEEILNGNVSDSEFHEKEEEELNEKSENDSGIQEEPLLTADQEMQALSKTFNNNWTAEAGLQHMSSEELTQLLERVEHAICEYSEELVQQLARRDELEFEKEVKNSFITALLEVQNKQKEHRELVKKRRKEKGLSLQSNRTERHGQMPMKRFSMEGISNILQTGIRQTFGNSGNEKQYLNTVIPYEKKATPPSVEDLQMLTNILYAMKEDSEKVPMLLTDYILKVLCPT; from the exons ATGGAGGCTCCTTTGGTGTGCCTGGATGAGGAGTTTGAGGATGTCAGGTCCTACTCTGAGGACAGAGAAGAAAAGTCGAGAAATATCTACATGTCACCCTCTCGACATCTGGAGGACGCCTCTCTGTCTGAGCTAGAGAATTTCAGTTCTGAGATAATCAGCTTCAAGTCCATGGAAGATCTTGTCAACGAGTTTGATGAAAAGCTTAATGTTTGCTTTCGAAATTACAATACCAAAACAGAAAACTTGGCCCCAGTAAAGAACCATCTGCAAATCCAAGAAGAGGAGGAACGGCTGCGGGATGAGGA GGTCTGGGACGCCCTCACGGATAACTACATCCCCCTCAATGGTGACAAATGGAGAGAGCACAATGAAGAGATTCTGAACGGGAACGTGTCTGATTCCGAG TTCCatgaaaaggaggaggaggagctgaATGAAAAGAGTGAAAATGATTCCGGGATACAGGAGGAGCCCTTGTTAACGGCAGACCAG GAAATGCAGGCCTTGAGCAAGACCTTCAACAACAACTGGACCGCAGAGG CAGGCCTTCAGcacatgagtagcgaggagctgACCCAACTACTGGAGCGCGTGGAGCACGCCATCTGCGAATACTCGGAGGAGCTGGTGCAGCAACTGGCCAGAAGGGATGAGCTGGAGTTTGAGAAGGAGGTGAAGAATTCCTTCATCACAGCCCTCCTGGAGGTGCAGAACAAGCAGAAGGAACATAGAGAGCTGgtgaagaagaggaggaaagaGAAAGGGCTGAGCCTGCAGAGCAACCGCACTGAGAGACACGGCCAGATGCCCATGAAG CGCTTCAGCATGGAGGGAATCTCCAACATCCTGCAGACCGGAATCCGACAGACGTTCGGGAATTCTGGGAATGAGAAACAG TATTTGAACACAGTCATCCCCTATGAGAAGAAAGCAACACCCCCCTCCGTGGAGGACCTGCAGATGCTGACAAACA TATTGTATGCAATGAAAGAAGACAGTGAAAAGGTCCCCATGTTATTAACGGATTACATTTTAAAGG TGCTGTGCCCAACCTAA
- the FEZ1 gene encoding fasciculation and elongation protein zeta-1 isoform X1 has product MEAPLVCLDEEFEDVRSYSEDREEKSRNIYMSPSRHLEDASLSELENFSSEIISFKSMEDLVNEFDEKLNVCFRNYNTKTENLAPVKNHLQIQEEEERLRDEEVWDALTDNYIPLNGDKWREHNEEILNGNVSDSEFHEKEEEELNEKSENDSGIQEEPLLTADQVIEEIEEMMQNSPDPEEELDEEDNDLEEISTHSDSVLLQEMQALSKTFNNNWTAEAGLQHMSSEELTQLLERVEHAICEYSEELVQQLARRDELEFEKEVKNSFITALLEVQNKQKEHRELVKKRRKEKGLSLQSNRTERHGQMPMKRFSMEGISNILQTGIRQTFGNSGNEKQYLNTVIPYEKKATPPSVEDLQMLTNILYAMKEDSEKVPMLLTDYILKVLCPT; this is encoded by the exons ATGGAGGCTCCTTTGGTGTGCCTGGATGAGGAGTTTGAGGATGTCAGGTCCTACTCTGAGGACAGAGAAGAAAAGTCGAGAAATATCTACATGTCACCCTCTCGACATCTGGAGGACGCCTCTCTGTCTGAGCTAGAGAATTTCAGTTCTGAGATAATCAGCTTCAAGTCCATGGAAGATCTTGTCAACGAGTTTGATGAAAAGCTTAATGTTTGCTTTCGAAATTACAATACCAAAACAGAAAACTTGGCCCCAGTAAAGAACCATCTGCAAATCCAAGAAGAGGAGGAACGGCTGCGGGATGAGGA GGTCTGGGACGCCCTCACGGATAACTACATCCCCCTCAATGGTGACAAATGGAGAGAGCACAATGAAGAGATTCTGAACGGGAACGTGTCTGATTCCGAG TTCCatgaaaaggaggaggaggagctgaATGAAAAGAGTGAAAATGATTCCGGGATACAGGAGGAGCCCTTGTTAACGGCAGACCAG GTGATAGAGGAGATCGAGGAGATGATGCAGAACTCCCCAGACCCGGAGGAGGAACTCGATGAAGAGGACAATGATCTGGAAGAAATTTCCACTCACTCTGACTCCGTCCTCTTACAGGAAATGCAGGCCTTGAGCAAGACCTTCAACAACAACTGGACCGCAGAGG CAGGCCTTCAGcacatgagtagcgaggagctgACCCAACTACTGGAGCGCGTGGAGCACGCCATCTGCGAATACTCGGAGGAGCTGGTGCAGCAACTGGCCAGAAGGGATGAGCTGGAGTTTGAGAAGGAGGTGAAGAATTCCTTCATCACAGCCCTCCTGGAGGTGCAGAACAAGCAGAAGGAACATAGAGAGCTGgtgaagaagaggaggaaagaGAAAGGGCTGAGCCTGCAGAGCAACCGCACTGAGAGACACGGCCAGATGCCCATGAAG CGCTTCAGCATGGAGGGAATCTCCAACATCCTGCAGACCGGAATCCGACAGACGTTCGGGAATTCTGGGAATGAGAAACAG TATTTGAACACAGTCATCCCCTATGAGAAGAAAGCAACACCCCCCTCCGTGGAGGACCTGCAGATGCTGACAAACA TATTGTATGCAATGAAAGAAGACAGTGAAAAGGTCCCCATGTTATTAACGGATTACATTTTAAAGG TGCTGTGCCCAACCTAA
- the FEZ1 gene encoding fasciculation and elongation protein zeta-1 isoform X4: protein MEAPLVCLDEEFEDVRSYSEDREEKSRNIYMSPSRHLEDASLSELENFSSEIISFKSMEDLVNEFDEKLNVCFRNYNTKTENLAPVKNHLQIQEEEERLRDEEVWDALTDNYIPLNGDKWREHNEEILNGNVSDSEFHEKEEEELNEKSENDSGIQEEPLLTADQEMQALSKTFNNNWTAEGLQHMSSEELTQLLERVEHAICEYSEELVQQLARRDELEFEKEVKNSFITALLEVQNKQKEHRELVKKRRKEKGLSLQSNRTERHGQMPMKRFSMEGISNILQTGIRQTFGNSGNEKQYLNTVIPYEKKATPPSVEDLQMLTNILYAMKEDSEKVPMLLTDYILKVLCPT, encoded by the exons ATGGAGGCTCCTTTGGTGTGCCTGGATGAGGAGTTTGAGGATGTCAGGTCCTACTCTGAGGACAGAGAAGAAAAGTCGAGAAATATCTACATGTCACCCTCTCGACATCTGGAGGACGCCTCTCTGTCTGAGCTAGAGAATTTCAGTTCTGAGATAATCAGCTTCAAGTCCATGGAAGATCTTGTCAACGAGTTTGATGAAAAGCTTAATGTTTGCTTTCGAAATTACAATACCAAAACAGAAAACTTGGCCCCAGTAAAGAACCATCTGCAAATCCAAGAAGAGGAGGAACGGCTGCGGGATGAGGA GGTCTGGGACGCCCTCACGGATAACTACATCCCCCTCAATGGTGACAAATGGAGAGAGCACAATGAAGAGATTCTGAACGGGAACGTGTCTGATTCCGAG TTCCatgaaaaggaggaggaggagctgaATGAAAAGAGTGAAAATGATTCCGGGATACAGGAGGAGCCCTTGTTAACGGCAGACCAG GAAATGCAGGCCTTGAGCAAGACCTTCAACAACAACTGGACCGCAGAGG GCCTTCAGcacatgagtagcgaggagctgACCCAACTACTGGAGCGCGTGGAGCACGCCATCTGCGAATACTCGGAGGAGCTGGTGCAGCAACTGGCCAGAAGGGATGAGCTGGAGTTTGAGAAGGAGGTGAAGAATTCCTTCATCACAGCCCTCCTGGAGGTGCAGAACAAGCAGAAGGAACATAGAGAGCTGgtgaagaagaggaggaaagaGAAAGGGCTGAGCCTGCAGAGCAACCGCACTGAGAGACACGGCCAGATGCCCATGAAG CGCTTCAGCATGGAGGGAATCTCCAACATCCTGCAGACCGGAATCCGACAGACGTTCGGGAATTCTGGGAATGAGAAACAG TATTTGAACACAGTCATCCCCTATGAGAAGAAAGCAACACCCCCCTCCGTGGAGGACCTGCAGATGCTGACAAACA TATTGTATGCAATGAAAGAAGACAGTGAAAAGGTCCCCATGTTATTAACGGATTACATTTTAAAGG TGCTGTGCCCAACCTAA